In the Arachis ipaensis cultivar K30076 chromosome B10, Araip1.1, whole genome shotgun sequence genome, one interval contains:
- the LOC107621766 gene encoding G-box-binding factor 1-like: protein MAATNLNIGMDLWNASSAEADAPKLRNNQPAPGAVNPPTIMGREVALGEQWIQDERDLKRQKRKQSNRESARRSRLRKQAECEDLQKKVELGNESQTLREELQRVLEECEKLTAENNSIKEKLERLCGPEAVANLE, encoded by the exons ATGGCTGCAACTAATCTTAATATTGGAATGGACTTGTGGAATGCATCTTCTGCAGAAGCTGATGCTCCAAAACTGAGAAACAATCAACCTGCCCCAGGAGCTGTCAACCCTCCTACTATAATGGGACGTGAAGTTGCACTTGGTGAACAGTGGATACAA GACGAACGTGACCTGAAGAGACAGAAAAGAAAACAGTCTAACAGAGAATCAGCTAGGAGGTCAAGACTACGCAAGCAG GCTGAGTGCGAGGACTTGCAAAAGAAGGTGGAACTGGGAAACGAGAGCCAGACTCTGAGAGAAGAACTTCAGAGAGTATTAGAAGAATGCGAGAAGCTTACAGCTGAAAATAATTCCATCAAG GAAAAGTTGGAAAGGTTATGTGGACCAGAAGCAGTTGCCAACCTCGAATAA
- the LOC107621036 gene encoding uncharacterized protein LOC107621036 — protein MPNSKKNFKLTPRFDSYTQFNAKREDIIKEILNSKLIRPPRKAGTYQDTKNVDKSKYCAFHQKHGHTTDKCVVAKDLLERLARQGHLNKYIGGHIQRRTPTSGGNASSEQPNRGKDKPSSTQYEQPRGIINCISSGGASGGSSSSARKRSFRAVYSVEGAQHEHQLTPQFFKMTFTWEDFNSNIQNLDDPVVNTIQLGYLLVKKVLLDPGSNTDVLFYSTFQKMKLSDNRLQPTGGDLVGFSGERVPILGSVWLKTTLSENTLFKTCDIQYLVVNCFSPYNLILGRPFLNKFGAIVSTVHLCVKFPVQDEHIVTIHGDHKKARQCYNIGMKFKNGTTQPQINNVLVVDNSAEFADLDPRADFLERPTPTGELQKLHFNKDPNKYTFVGTAINKEELATI, from the coding sequence ATGCCTAATAgtaagaaaaattttaaactaaCCCCTCGCTTTGACTCTTACACACAGTTTAACGCCAAGCGGGAGGACATAATTAAAGAGATTCTGAACTCAAAGTTGATCAGACCACCAAGAAAGGCAGGCACGTATCAAGATACAAAAAATGTCGACAAATCCAAGTACTGCGCCTTCCATCAAAAGCACGGCCACACAACTGACAAATGTGTGGTCGCCAAAGACCTTCTGGAACGTTTGGCTCGGCAAGGTCACCTTAACAAATATATTGGAGGACACATTCAGAGACGTACTCCAACCTCTGGGGGCAATGCTTCATCCGAACAACCAAACCGAGGAAAAGACAAGCCATCCTCGACTCAATATGAACAACCACGAGGTATCATTAATTGTATTTCAAGTGGAGGTGCCAGTGGGGGCTCATCAAGTTCAGCTAGGAAAAGATCTTTTCGAGCAGTATACTCGGTCGAAGGAGCACAGCACGAGCACCAACTAACACCTCAATTCTTCAAGATGACGTTCACGTGGGAGGATTTCAACTCTAATATTCAAAATTTGGATGACCCCGTGGTTAACACAATTCAACTGGGATACCTATTAGTAAAGAAGGTACTCTTAGATCCGGGAAGCAACACTGACGTCCTGTTTTACTCTACATTTCAGAAAATGAAGCTAAGCGATAACAGGCTGCAACCAACCGGGGGAGACCTTGTCGGTTTCTCGGGCGAGCGAGTCCCAATACTCGGATCTGTGTGGTTGAAAACCACACTGAGTGAGAATACTCTATTCAAAACATGTGATATTCAATATTTAGTAGTTAATTGCTTTAGCCCATACAACCTTATACTTGGCCGACCTTTCTTAAACAAGTTCGGCGCAATCGTATCCACAGTTCACCTCTGTGTCAAGTTTCCTGTACAGGATGAACACATTGTTACCATCCATGGTGATCATAAAAAAGCACGGCAGTGCTACAACATCGGAATGAAGTTCAAAAATGGGACAACACAACCTCAAATCAACAATGTCCTCGTCGTAGACAATAGCGCGGAGTTTGCCGATCTGGATCCTAGAGCTGACTTCCTAGAACGACCTACACCAACAGGCGAGTTACAAAAATTACATTTCAATAAAGACCCTAACAAATACACCTTTGTAGGAACAGCAATAAACAAAGAAGAACTAGCTACGATATAA